In Collimonas arenae, a single genomic region encodes these proteins:
- a CDS encoding ABC transporter permease — translation MKKTWVFFKLRMLQLKSDKTALFFCYVLPVILLLGVGYPLQMRDDAKIAVWYSGVAADPASAAAIAYLDQHKLVKLLPYTDAKVPPRAALASNQIKHYLELRDIRPGGDQQHPGIRLYANSLLENRIENAALQGILDDYFRGPPAVAQQQQRQETIAASRNASYLMILLPGVIGMTLLIIGLNGFGAVLIEEEHHGLYKNIKTIDASPLPFLAGLFISRMLIAYSVVFALYMLGVLVFGIPLDVNYGLLLLVITLGSVAFLGLGLALAAISPSVTAFNGIVNFVQMPFIILGGVFFSVSAFPEWLQVVTRLMPLTQLNSAMQQLLFNAVGFGDMSKILPEMAVLAAWSALALFLVRLRFRW, via the coding sequence ATGAAAAAGACCTGGGTATTCTTCAAGCTGCGCATGCTGCAGCTCAAATCGGATAAAACCGCATTGTTCTTCTGTTACGTGCTGCCGGTGATCTTGCTGCTGGGAGTCGGCTATCCGCTGCAGATGCGCGACGATGCAAAGATCGCCGTGTGGTACTCCGGCGTTGCTGCGGACCCCGCAAGCGCCGCCGCGATCGCCTATCTCGACCAGCACAAGCTGGTCAAGTTGCTGCCGTATACCGACGCTAAGGTGCCGCCCAGGGCGGCGCTCGCAAGCAACCAGATCAAGCATTACCTGGAATTGCGCGATATCCGTCCAGGCGGTGATCAGCAGCATCCCGGGATCCGGCTGTATGCGAACAGCTTGCTGGAGAATCGCATTGAAAACGCCGCTTTGCAAGGCATCCTTGACGATTACTTTCGCGGCCCGCCAGCGGTTGCTCAACAACAGCAACGCCAAGAGACGATAGCTGCCAGCCGCAACGCCTCGTACCTGATGATCTTGCTGCCAGGCGTCATCGGCATGACACTGCTGATCATCGGCCTCAATGGCTTCGGCGCCGTGCTGATCGAGGAAGAGCATCACGGCTTGTACAAGAACATCAAGACTATCGACGCTTCGCCGCTGCCGTTTCTTGCCGGGCTGTTCATCTCCAGGATGCTGATCGCCTACAGCGTCGTGTTCGCGCTATACATGCTGGGCGTGCTGGTGTTCGGCATTCCCCTCGATGTGAACTATGGCTTGCTGTTGCTGGTCATTACGCTGGGCAGCGTGGCGTTCCTGGGTCTCGGCCTGGCGCTGGCGGCCATCAGTCCCTCGGTGACGGCATTCAACGGTATCGTCAATTTTGTGCAGATGCCTTTCATTATCCTGGGAGGGGTCTTCTTCTCTGTCAGCGCCTTTCCCGAATGGCTGCAGGTGGTCACCCGGCTGATGCCGCTGACGCAGCTGAACTCTGCCATGCAACAGCTGTTGTTCAATGCCGTAGGCTTCGGCGATATGTCGAAAATATTGCCGGAAATGGCTGTCCTGGCGGCATGGTCGGCGCTGGCGCTTTTCCTGGTCAGGCTACGGTTCCGATGGTAG
- a CDS encoding ABC transporter ATP-binding protein, which produces MIYSLEINDVRKRYGDFEAVKGMSFRVRKGGCFGILGPNGAGKTSLLAMIEGLTSITSGSISVLGMDVATQIRKIQPRMGVQLQQNNYFRFLTVAQLLKFYQELRVAGNGKRNGKPVAWLLDRLGLSDKLNFKVEQLSGGQKQRLSIAVALLGDPDVIFLDEPTSALDPHSRLYTWEFIEQLKQDPDKTVVLTTHYMEEAERLCDEIMIMNDGKLIAQGSPSELVQSMQAHHSIQFRFAKGRFKLEFVKDMVGVIDLQWDDKTDCLRVQTREVADTLREILAVSENQSIDVINFDVNRPNLEDVFLSHTGKD; this is translated from the coding sequence ATGATCTATTCGCTGGAAATAAATGACGTCCGCAAGCGCTATGGCGATTTCGAGGCCGTCAAAGGCATGAGCTTCCGGGTAAGGAAAGGAGGGTGTTTCGGCATCCTGGGTCCCAACGGCGCCGGCAAAACTTCCTTGCTGGCGATGATCGAGGGCCTCACTTCAATCACCTCCGGCTCCATTTCCGTGCTGGGAATGGATGTCGCCACGCAGATACGCAAGATCCAGCCGCGGATGGGGGTGCAGCTGCAGCAGAATAACTATTTCCGTTTCCTGACCGTGGCGCAGCTGCTGAAGTTCTACCAGGAGTTGCGGGTAGCCGGCAACGGTAAGCGTAACGGCAAGCCGGTAGCCTGGCTGCTGGATCGGCTCGGCCTGAGCGACAAGCTCAACTTCAAGGTAGAACAGCTCTCGGGCGGACAAAAGCAACGGCTGTCGATTGCTGTCGCGCTGCTGGGCGATCCGGATGTCATCTTTCTCGACGAGCCCACCTCTGCGCTCGACCCCCATAGCCGGCTCTATACCTGGGAGTTCATCGAACAGCTGAAGCAGGACCCCGACAAGACAGTGGTCCTCACCACCCATTACATGGAGGAAGCTGAACGCTTGTGCGATGAGATCATGATCATGAACGACGGCAAGCTGATTGCACAAGGCAGCCCGTCGGAACTGGTGCAGTCGATGCAGGCGCACCATTCCATCCAGTTCCGTTTCGCCAAGGGCAGGTTCAAGCTGGAGTTCGTCAAGGACATGGTCGGCGTCATCGATCTGCAGTGGGACGATAAAACCGATTGCTTGCGGGTGCAAACCAGGGAGGTAGCAGACACCCTGCGGGAAATTCTCGCAGTAAGTGAAAACCAAAGCATCGACGTCATCAATTTCGATGTCAATCGTCCGAACCTGGAAGACGTGTTCCTATCGCATACTGGCAAGGATTAG